A region from the Fusibacter sp. A1 genome encodes:
- a CDS encoding PucR family transcriptional regulator, with protein sequence MINEKGIGLNDLMEMDFFKGGKLIAGKKGINELVVNVNIMVDLDIMNWVKPGELLLTTAYVFKNEPLNRVKQMIIEFKEKGLAGLCVKIYPYIQELDPSLVALADELGFPVIDLDYEVPFNDIMTPIYKLLLNRQALILDKVEAVHNETMAILLKGGTAVDIVDMLTGNLEHPTFYVDYQFDEVISPYKVDERFLKITNTYARTRQMVIGRKRTDTITVDEQSVERTFIPVLVKDEVHGHLVVYGHKRPIGNVDILSLESAASLLAIESLKKLSIKEVENKYKAEFFDDLIANDSIRREKAIERAGNYGFRPESHYSIVSIKLIGDEDQGGLIKSQRMTKVIYLLELMLMKVSQTYLVSTKEQTINLLFMWKDKVSYKKNIGTILNHVEETLSDKSLVPDFIVGVGRIYEDIINTHQSLTDALKAIELSGINQTKTIIFDELGIYKLLSHDVLRDELTEFYQASIEPLVAYDKKRDTDLVKTLEIYFEMNGNLKKMSESLFTHYNTILYRITRIKEITNKDLDDEQDRYGLQTALKIKHILELKR encoded by the coding sequence ATGATAAATGAAAAGGGTATTGGACTGAATGACTTGATGGAGATGGACTTTTTTAAAGGCGGAAAGTTGATTGCCGGAAAAAAAGGCATCAACGAGCTTGTAGTAAATGTAAACATCATGGTCGATCTTGACATCATGAACTGGGTGAAACCAGGCGAGCTTTTGCTTACTACCGCATATGTATTTAAAAATGAACCGCTAAATAGAGTGAAGCAAATGATTATTGAATTTAAGGAAAAAGGTCTGGCCGGTCTGTGTGTGAAGATCTATCCTTATATCCAAGAACTTGATCCATCGCTAGTAGCACTTGCTGATGAACTTGGTTTTCCCGTAATCGATTTGGATTATGAAGTGCCCTTCAACGATATCATGACCCCTATCTATAAATTACTTCTCAATAGACAAGCTCTAATTCTTGATAAGGTGGAAGCTGTCCACAATGAGACGATGGCTATCCTTCTTAAGGGCGGTACAGCTGTGGATATCGTAGACATGTTGACAGGCAATCTCGAACATCCTACTTTTTATGTCGATTATCAGTTTGATGAGGTGATCTCTCCATATAAAGTGGACGAACGATTTTTAAAGATTACCAACACCTATGCCAGAACCAGGCAAATGGTGATCGGTAGAAAGCGTACAGACACGATAACGGTGGATGAACAGTCAGTTGAGCGAACATTCATCCCGGTGCTTGTAAAAGATGAGGTGCATGGACATTTAGTCGTCTACGGGCATAAGAGACCGATTGGAAATGTCGATATATTAAGCCTTGAGTCGGCTGCCTCACTTTTGGCGATTGAATCCTTAAAGAAACTTTCGATCAAGGAAGTCGAAAACAAGTATAAGGCAGAATTTTTCGATGACCTGATAGCAAACGATTCGATCAGACGGGAAAAGGCCATTGAACGGGCTGGCAACTATGGATTCAGACCGGAAAGCCACTATAGCATAGTCAGCATCAAGCTGATCGGAGATGAAGATCAGGGAGGTCTGATCAAGTCGCAGCGGATGACCAAGGTGATCTACCTACTTGAACTCATGCTGATGAAAGTCTCTCAAACCTATTTGGTCTCTACAAAAGAGCAGACAATCAACTTGCTGTTCATGTGGAAAGACAAAGTAAGTTATAAAAAGAACATCGGAACAATTCTTAACCATGTCGAAGAGACCTTGAGCGATAAATCGCTTGTACCTGATTTCATTGTGGGTGTCGGTAGAATCTATGAGGACATCATCAATACACATCAGAGTCTGACAGACGCCTTAAAAGCGATTGAACTTTCTGGAATTAATCAAACTAAAACGATTATATTTGACGAATTGGGTATATATAAGTTGTTAAGTCATGATGTGCTTAGGGATGAACTGACTGAGTTTTATCAGGCGTCGATCGAACCCCTAGTCGCGTACGATAAAAAGAGGGATACCGATCTTGTAAAGACACTTGAGATTTATTTTGAGATGAACGGCAACTTAAAAAAGATGTCTGAATCGCTGTTTACCCACTACAACACCATTCTCTATCGCATCACCCGTATTAAAGAAATTACGAATAAGGATTTGGATGATGAACAGGATCGTTATGGCCTCCAGACTGCACTAAAAATCAAGCATATTTTAGAACTCAAGAGGTAA
- the cobT gene encoding nicotinate-nucleotide--dimethylbenzimidazole phosphoribosyltransferase — MSKLNDALNAIKEVDSKWSDTAQTRVDNLIKPVGSMGKLESYYVQLSAINQTLSPLVDKRAILVFSGDHGVIDENVAVCPQDVTLKQTLNFVRGYTGVCALAKQAKAKLIPVDVGVNATIEMPGIINKKIAFGTKNLRIEPAMTREQAIRAIEVGIETAVDAIDEGYNILATGEMGICNTTPSAAILSVFGNVDPEQVTGMGANLDDERVKHKINVVRDAIRNNNPDVNDPIDVLAKVGGFELGAMCGAFIGAASKGVPIVVDGFIATVSALVAVRLNPKVKEYLIPSHKSKEKGAKFASELLGVDPPLDLDMRLGEGTGGALMFNILEAACFMGIEMITFDEAGIGVV, encoded by the coding sequence ATGAGTAAATTGAATGACGCGTTAAATGCAATCAAGGAAGTGGACTCGAAATGGTCGGACACAGCACAGACAAGGGTCGATAATCTGATAAAACCTGTTGGAAGCATGGGAAAACTTGAGTCGTACTATGTGCAACTCAGTGCCATCAATCAGACGCTTTCACCACTTGTCGATAAAAGGGCGATTCTTGTATTTAGCGGTGACCATGGTGTGATCGATGAAAATGTAGCGGTGTGCCCTCAAGATGTGACGCTGAAGCAGACGCTGAATTTCGTCAGAGGATATACCGGGGTCTGTGCGCTTGCGAAACAGGCTAAAGCTAAACTTATACCTGTTGATGTAGGTGTCAATGCGACTATTGAAATGCCAGGAATCATCAATAAGAAAATTGCATTTGGAACGAAAAATCTAAGAATAGAACCTGCGATGACGCGCGAGCAAGCGATTCGTGCGATAGAGGTAGGTATTGAAACTGCCGTCGATGCGATTGACGAAGGGTATAATATATTGGCGACCGGTGAAATGGGAATATGCAACACAACACCTAGCGCTGCGATTCTGTCTGTCTTTGGAAATGTAGATCCTGAACAGGTGACAGGCATGGGAGCCAACCTTGACGACGAACGGGTGAAGCACAAGATCAATGTAGTCAGAGATGCGATAAGGAACAACAATCCGGATGTAAACGATCCGATCGATGTGCTTGCCAAGGTGGGTGGATTTGAACTTGGTGCGATGTGTGGAGCCTTTATCGGTGCGGCCTCTAAAGGGGTACCGATTGTGGTCGACGGATTCATCGCGACGGTATCAGCACTGGTCGCTGTTCGTTTGAACCCGAAGGTCAAGGAGTATTTGATTCCTTCGCATAAAAGCAAGGAAAAAGGGGCGAAATTCGCTTCTGAACTCTTAGGTGTCGACCCTCCGCTGGATTTGGATATGAGACTTGGTGAAGGTACAGGTGGAGCATTGATGTTCAACATTCTAGAAGCCGCCTGCTTTATGGGGATAGAGATGATCACTTTTGATGAAGCTGGAATCGGAGTTGTTTAA